One Natrinema marinum genomic window carries:
- a CDS encoding class I SAM-dependent methyltransferase, with the protein MADCTLRRTMGERRIDHPVFAALYDRFVPDRLLFGPHREYLAADLSGRVLDLGAGTGAMIPYVADAGGDDLEYHAVEPDPNMRRRAAATAERSPMQVHLRGDRAESLPYVNDAFDTVLSSLVFCTIGDPDAAIDEVARVLRPGGELRFVEHVRNDGWRARVQDRLNPVWERAAAGCQLNRETVERFVGHDALDVLEIERLRLGLFPATPIVRGRLRRRHD; encoded by the coding sequence ATGGCAGACTGTACGCTGCGGCGTACGATGGGGGAACGACGGATCGACCACCCGGTGTTCGCGGCACTTTACGACCGGTTCGTGCCCGATCGACTCCTGTTCGGCCCACACCGCGAGTACCTCGCGGCCGACCTCTCGGGTCGGGTCCTCGACCTCGGTGCGGGAACGGGCGCGATGATACCGTACGTGGCCGACGCCGGCGGCGACGACCTCGAGTACCACGCGGTCGAACCTGATCCGAACATGCGCCGTCGAGCGGCGGCGACGGCCGAGCGATCGCCCATGCAAGTCCACCTCCGTGGCGATCGGGCGGAGTCGCTGCCCTACGTCAACGACGCCTTCGATACCGTGCTCTCGAGTCTCGTCTTCTGTACGATCGGCGACCCCGACGCCGCCATAGACGAGGTCGCCCGCGTCCTGCGGCCGGGCGGCGAACTGCGCTTCGTAGAGCACGTCCGCAACGATGGCTGGCGCGCGCGGGTACAGGATCGGCTGAACCCCGTCTGGGAGCGGGCGGCCGCCGGCTGTCAACTGAACCGTGAGACGGTCGAACGGTTCGTCGGCCATGACGCGCTCGACGTCCTCGAGATCGAGCGGCTGCGACTCGGTCTCTTCCCGGCGACGCCGATCGTCCGAGGGCGACTCCGGCGGCGACACGACTGA
- the msrB gene encoding peptide-methionine (R)-S-oxide reductase MsrB — protein sequence MSNEADRASTSDDEWRETLSDEEYRILREAGTEAPFSGEYVDHKDDGTYACAGCGAELFDSETKFESGCGWPSFYDVDDERVETRLDTSHGMRRTEVLCADCGGHLGHVFEDGPDPTGKRYCINSVALEFDEE from the coding sequence ATGAGCAACGAGGCAGATCGCGCGTCGACGAGCGACGACGAGTGGCGGGAGACGCTGAGCGACGAAGAGTACCGAATCCTCCGCGAGGCCGGCACCGAAGCGCCGTTCAGCGGCGAGTACGTCGATCACAAAGACGACGGCACCTACGCCTGTGCCGGCTGCGGAGCCGAACTGTTCGACTCCGAGACGAAATTCGAGTCGGGCTGTGGCTGGCCGAGTTTCTACGATGTCGACGACGAACGAGTCGAAACCCGACTCGACACCAGCCACGGCATGCGTCGGACCGAAGTCCTGTGTGCCGACTGCGGCGGTCACCTCGGCCACGTCTTCGAAGACGGACCCGACCCGACCGGCAAGCGCTACTGCATCAACTCCGTCGCCCTCGAGTTCGACGAGGAGTGA
- a CDS encoding ArsA family ATPase — protein sequence MEPFVFFGGKGGVGKTTVSCAYALRCARDGNRTLVVSTDPAHSVTDVFDQPFDDSPQSVEGIDGLDAMQIDPEDEVTRHLDEIRQDLSEQVSASMVNEINRQLEMAHGTPGAYESALFDRFVDVMRNAEAYDRVVFDTSPTGSTLRLLGLPDLLEGWIDRLMHKRRTSIDLFEKAAVGNNEPRRVMEGDPVLARLQERRGFFEFAGSALHDDAAFFLVMNPDELSLNETRRAIDGLQEQDLSVRGLVANKLTPSPDSDENGRGARYLRERVETETERLETIRAEFRPPLVAEIGWRSSEVKGDLLDDVAAELDIETATEPPTHV from the coding sequence ATGGAACCGTTCGTCTTCTTCGGCGGCAAAGGCGGCGTCGGCAAGACGACCGTCTCGTGTGCCTACGCGCTGCGCTGTGCGCGCGACGGCAATCGAACGCTCGTCGTCTCGACTGACCCGGCCCACTCCGTCACCGACGTGTTCGATCAGCCGTTCGACGACTCGCCGCAGTCCGTCGAGGGCATCGACGGACTCGACGCCATGCAGATCGACCCCGAAGACGAGGTGACGCGTCACTTAGACGAGATCCGCCAAGACCTCTCGGAGCAGGTGTCCGCGTCGATGGTCAACGAGATCAACCGCCAACTCGAGATGGCCCACGGGACGCCGGGGGCCTACGAGTCGGCGCTGTTCGACCGGTTCGTCGACGTGATGCGCAACGCGGAGGCCTACGACCGGGTCGTCTTCGACACCTCGCCGACGGGCAGCACGCTCCGCTTGCTCGGCCTGCCGGACCTGCTCGAGGGGTGGATCGACCGGCTGATGCACAAGCGCCGGACGAGCATCGACCTCTTCGAGAAGGCCGCGGTCGGCAACAACGAGCCCCGGCGCGTGATGGAGGGCGACCCCGTGCTCGCGCGACTGCAGGAGCGAAGGGGGTTCTTCGAGTTCGCGGGCTCGGCGCTGCACGACGACGCCGCCTTCTTCCTCGTCATGAACCCCGACGAACTCTCGCTCAACGAGACCCGGCGCGCGATCGACGGTCTGCAAGAGCAGGACCTGTCGGTCCGCGGGCTCGTCGCAAACAAGCTCACGCCGTCGCCCGATTCCGACGAGAACGGCCGCGGCGCGCGCTACCTCCGCGAGCGCGTCGAGACCGAAACGGAGCGCCTCGAGACGATCCGCGCCGAGTTCCGACCGCCGTTGGTCGCCGAGATCGGCTGGCGAAGCTCGGAGGTCAAAGGCGACCTGCTCGACGACGTGGCGGCCGAACTCGACATCGAGACGGCCACCGAACCGCCGACGCACGTGTAG
- a CDS encoding carbon starvation CstA family protein produces the protein MTQVIWIIAAVLVTFTAGYVGYSRYLTQFVELDEEAETPAHKYEDGQEYVPSKKPVLLGHHYSSIAGGAPIVGPITAGAIWGWVPALLWIAIGNPLMGAVHDFVSLSGSLRHEGKSVGYIIGEYVGESGKNMLLWFAFLTIILVVAVFALVVGIVFNAYPEVVTASFIYILLALAFGVYLYQFNGPFIPGTVVFVAGVFAAVWVGIQFPIALFQPTAERTADLSVIVLLGGEGSWVPGAGALGANTAAWIPLVMVYAAIASALPVWVLLQPRDYLSSFLLYAGVGGAIVAIVVGTFLGTSAEPLVIDSSIGAFEGFWGVDAAGYAPLFPLLFITIACGTISGFHSLVSSGTTAKQLDNETDARLIGYGGMLGEGLLAAVALSTLAVWGFADPAGGIGAALPNFASGGGLILTSLGVPETVGAVFMALVLCSFLLTSTDTAVRLGRYMMEEIVGTPAGRTDTGLNADPASIARGRYTNPLVQIIPAYLLVVSGQWVVLWQLFGGANQLLAALALLTATVWLANWDDNKQLVSTGVPMAIMVTITVLGLLILVFYENLYLNLLQGGAGSIEGQLSAGVQMILGLVLIGLALALVRLGYRNISRVRREPGAPAAEPSDD, from the coding sequence ATGACACAGGTTATATGGATCATCGCGGCAGTACTGGTCACGTTTACCGCCGGCTACGTGGGGTACTCGAGATACCTCACGCAGTTCGTCGAACTCGACGAGGAGGCGGAGACGCCGGCACACAAATACGAGGACGGACAGGAGTACGTACCATCGAAAAAACCGGTGTTATTGGGCCACCACTACTCGAGCATCGCGGGTGGTGCGCCCATCGTCGGCCCGATCACGGCCGGCGCGATCTGGGGCTGGGTTCCTGCGTTGCTGTGGATCGCCATCGGGAACCCGCTGATGGGGGCGGTTCATGACTTCGTCTCACTGTCAGGCAGTCTCCGCCACGAGGGGAAGTCGGTCGGCTACATCATCGGCGAGTACGTCGGCGAGAGCGGGAAGAACATGCTGCTGTGGTTCGCGTTCCTGACGATCATCCTCGTCGTCGCGGTGTTCGCGCTGGTCGTTGGGATCGTCTTCAACGCGTATCCGGAGGTGGTAACGGCATCGTTCATCTACATCCTGCTGGCGCTGGCGTTTGGGGTGTACCTGTACCAGTTCAACGGCCCGTTCATCCCCGGGACGGTCGTCTTCGTCGCGGGCGTGTTCGCGGCCGTCTGGGTTGGGATCCAGTTTCCGATTGCGCTCTTCCAGCCGACTGCCGAGCGCACCGCGGATCTCTCTGTGATCGTCCTCTTGGGCGGCGAGGGATCGTGGGTGCCCGGCGCGGGTGCACTCGGAGCGAACACCGCAGCCTGGATTCCACTCGTGATGGTCTATGCCGCGATCGCGAGTGCACTTCCGGTCTGGGTGTTGCTACAGCCGCGAGACTACCTGTCGTCGTTCCTGCTGTATGCAGGCGTCGGCGGGGCAATCGTGGCGATCGTCGTCGGAACGTTCCTCGGCACGTCGGCCGAACCGCTCGTCATCGACAGCTCCATCGGCGCGTTCGAAGGCTTCTGGGGCGTCGATGCGGCCGGCTACGCGCCGCTGTTCCCGCTGCTGTTCATCACGATTGCCTGCGGGACGATCAGCGGATTCCACTCGCTGGTCTCCTCGGGGACGACCGCCAAACAACTCGACAACGAGACTGACGCCCGCCTGATCGGCTACGGCGGGATGCTCGGCGAAGGGCTGCTCGCCGCGGTCGCCCTTTCGACGCTCGCAGTGTGGGGCTTCGCCGATCCGGCCGGCGGGATTGGCGCCGCGCTGCCGAACTTCGCGTCCGGCGGCGGCCTCATCCTCACGAGCCTCGGCGTCCCCGAGACGGTCGGGGCCGTCTTCATGGCGCTCGTGCTCTGTAGCTTCCTACTGACCTCGACCGACACGGCCGTTCGTCTCGGTCGGTACATGATGGAGGAGATCGTCGGCACGCCTGCGGGACGGACCGATACGGGACTGAACGCCGACCCAGCCTCGATCGCGCGCGGTCGGTACACGAACCCGCTCGTGCAGATCATCCCGGCGTACCTGCTCGTCGTCTCCGGCCAGTGGGTCGTCCTCTGGCAGCTGTTCGGCGGCGCGAATCAGCTGCTCGCGGCGCTGGCGTTGCTGACCGCGACCGTCTGGCTCGCCAACTGGGACGACAACAAACAGCTCGTCTCGACCGGCGTCCCGATGGCGATCATGGTCACGATCACCGTCCTCGGGCTGCTAATCTTGGTGTTCTACGAGAACCTCTACCTGAACCTGCTGCAGGGCGGGGCGGGATCGATCGAGGGGCAACTCTCGGCCGGCGTACAGATGATCCTCGGACTCGTCCTCATCGGCCTGGCGCTCGCGCTCGTCAGGCTCGGCTATCGGAACATCAGCCGCGTCCGCCGTGAACCCGGAGCACCCGCTGCCGAACCGAGCGACGACTAA
- a CDS encoding CobW family GTP-binding protein encodes MDTGTDEAIPVTILSGSLGAGKTTLLNHLLSTAGDRTLAVLVNDMGEVNVDAELVAEGSELELDDGVAELSNGCICCELQDDLETAVVRLARDRSFDHLIVESSGISEPAPVARLFTTESRVAALYDVDTLVTVLDTPAFLEAFGGEGVPERRGDEGDRPLSDLLVEQVEVSNLVLLNKADLCSDAELEEAEELVSALQPDAETIRTEFSAVDSDRLLGAGLFDPKRVNDLPGWKRALESAEDDSGHADDGHAHGRGDDAHDHVEGEGHHGHHHPDEVYGVSSFVFRCRRPFHPKRFAAFLEELPSEIVRSKGTAWLAGNEMRMTIAQAGPSIRATAQGPWIASLPEVERDMYRSNRPNLEWDDEHGDRRTELVFIGTAYDEAALRAGLEDALVTDEEWKDAALETRFPDEQGEEAVVREP; translated from the coding sequence ATGGACACGGGAACGGACGAGGCGATTCCGGTGACGATCCTCTCCGGGAGTCTGGGCGCCGGGAAGACGACGCTGCTCAACCACCTGCTGTCGACCGCCGGCGACCGGACGCTTGCGGTGCTGGTCAACGACATGGGCGAGGTCAACGTCGACGCCGAACTCGTCGCCGAAGGCTCGGAGCTCGAACTCGACGACGGCGTCGCGGAGCTCTCGAACGGCTGTATCTGCTGTGAGCTTCAGGACGACCTCGAGACCGCCGTGGTCAGGCTGGCCCGCGACCGGTCGTTCGACCACCTGATCGTCGAGTCGTCGGGTATCTCCGAGCCCGCGCCCGTCGCACGGCTGTTCACCACCGAATCCCGCGTCGCGGCGCTGTACGACGTGGATACGCTTGTGACCGTGCTCGATACGCCCGCGTTCCTCGAGGCCTTCGGCGGCGAGGGAGTCCCTGAGCGCCGCGGCGACGAGGGCGATCGGCCGCTCTCGGACCTGCTCGTCGAACAGGTCGAGGTCTCGAACCTCGTCTTGCTCAACAAGGCCGATCTCTGTTCCGATGCGGAACTCGAGGAGGCCGAGGAGCTCGTCAGCGCGCTCCAGCCCGATGCCGAGACGATTCGCACGGAGTTCTCGGCGGTCGATTCCGACCGACTGCTCGGCGCGGGGCTGTTCGATCCGAAGCGGGTGAACGATCTGCCGGGCTGGAAGCGAGCGCTCGAGTCGGCCGAAGACGACAGCGGACACGCCGACGATGGGCACGCGCACGGACGTGGCGACGACGCGCACGACCACGTCGAAGGCGAGGGCCACCACGGCCACCACCATCCCGACGAGGTCTACGGCGTCTCGTCGTTCGTCTTCCGCTGCCGCCGACCGTTCCACCCCAAGCGATTCGCCGCGTTTCTCGAGGAACTTCCAAGCGAGATCGTCCGCTCGAAGGGCACCGCCTGGCTCGCCGGCAACGAGATGCGGATGACGATCGCACAGGCCGGCCCGTCGATCAGGGCCACCGCGCAGGGGCCGTGGATCGCGAGCCTCCCCGAAGTCGAGCGCGACATGTACCGGTCGAACCGGCCGAACCTCGAGTGGGACGACGAACACGGCGACCGCCGGACCGAACTCGTCTTCATCGGCACGGCGTACGACGAGGCGGCCCTCCGGGCGGGGCTTGAGGACGCGCTGGTCACCGACGAGGAGTGGAAAGACGCCGCTCTCGAAACCCGCTTTCCCGACGAGCAAGGCGAGGAAGCGGTCGTCCGCGAGCCCTGA
- a CDS encoding redox-regulated ATPase YchF, with translation MSTSYRIGLVGKPSVGKSSFFNAATMNDVPEGAYPFTTIDPSVGEAYVRVDCAAPEFDEECTPNVGFCEHGTRFVPTKLVDVAGLIPGAHEGNGLGNQFLSDLNETDVLVHVVDFSGTTDAEGEPTEGHDPREDIAFLEEELDQWYLGILQKGIERYETGYTTDDDAIEEELAEQMSAFKTNEDEIKRLIRRVDIGFDPDEWDDEDELELAREIRKETKPMVIAANKMDTPEAQEHYEEITSDPDYDHLTIVPCSAHAEKALKSAEKAGVVDYRPGDTDFDITGDISGEQEQGLEQIRDFLTVYGATGVQAALETALFDVLGVTPVFPGGANGLGNERGEVLPDCYLIPPNSTAEDFAYSLHSDIGDGFLHAIDCRTNRQLGKDYEVESRDVIEVITTN, from the coding sequence ATGAGTACGAGTTACCGGATCGGACTCGTCGGCAAACCGTCCGTCGGCAAGTCCTCCTTTTTCAACGCGGCGACGATGAACGACGTGCCCGAAGGGGCCTATCCGTTCACGACCATCGACCCCAGCGTGGGCGAGGCCTACGTCCGCGTCGACTGCGCCGCCCCGGAGTTCGACGAAGAGTGTACGCCCAACGTCGGCTTCTGCGAGCACGGCACGCGATTCGTCCCGACGAAGCTCGTCGACGTGGCCGGCCTGATCCCCGGCGCACACGAGGGCAACGGGCTCGGCAATCAGTTCCTCTCGGACTTAAACGAGACCGACGTGCTCGTCCACGTCGTCGACTTCTCCGGGACGACCGACGCCGAGGGCGAGCCCACCGAGGGCCACGACCCGCGCGAGGACATCGCCTTCCTCGAGGAGGAACTCGACCAGTGGTATCTGGGCATCTTACAGAAGGGGATCGAACGCTACGAGACGGGCTACACGACCGATGACGACGCCATCGAGGAGGAACTCGCCGAGCAGATGAGCGCGTTCAAGACCAACGAAGACGAGATCAAGCGCCTGATCCGGCGCGTCGATATCGGCTTCGACCCCGACGAGTGGGACGACGAGGACGAACTCGAACTCGCCCGCGAGATCCGCAAGGAGACCAAGCCGATGGTGATCGCGGCAAACAAGATGGACACGCCCGAGGCGCAGGAACACTACGAGGAGATCACGAGCGATCCCGACTACGATCACCTGACGATCGTCCCCTGTAGCGCCCACGCCGAGAAGGCCCTGAAATCGGCCGAGAAGGCCGGCGTCGTCGACTACCGCCCCGGTGATACGGACTTCGATATCACGGGCGATATCTCCGGCGAGCAAGAGCAGGGGCTCGAGCAGATCCGCGACTTTCTGACGGTGTACGGCGCGACGGGCGTGCAGGCAGCCCTCGAGACGGCGCTGTTCGACGTGCTCGGCGTGACGCCGGTGTTTCCCGGCGGCGCGAACGGCCTGGGGAACGAACGCGGCGAGGTGCTGCCGGACTGTTACCTGATCCCGCCGAACTCGACCGCGGAGGACTTCGCATACAGCCTCCACTCCGACATCGGCGACGGCTTCTTACACGCCATCGACTGTCGGACGAACCGCCAACTCGGCAAGGACTACGAGGTCGAATCGCGGGACGTGATCGAGGTCATCACGACGAACTGA
- a CDS encoding universal stress protein, protein MARKTLVAVDGSPQSEAALAYALEEVPESAITALHVVQLPEGYWASFASSEAELPGYEQAQERGRTLLAEAVEAAAEGDREIQTAVVSGKPAREIVDYAVENDFDQIVIGSHGRHGIDRVLLGSVSEIVVRRAPMPVVVVHEQPDG, encoded by the coding sequence ATGGCACGGAAGACGTTAGTCGCCGTCGACGGCTCACCCCAGTCCGAGGCGGCGCTCGCGTACGCGCTCGAGGAAGTCCCTGAATCGGCGATCACAGCCCTGCACGTCGTTCAGTTACCGGAGGGGTACTGGGCGTCGTTCGCCAGTTCGGAAGCGGAGTTGCCCGGGTACGAGCAGGCACAGGAGCGCGGCCGAACGCTGCTCGCGGAGGCCGTCGAGGCGGCCGCCGAGGGAGACCGCGAGATCCAGACCGCCGTCGTCTCGGGGAAGCCGGCTCGAGAGATCGTCGACTACGCCGTGGAGAACGATTTCGACCAGATCGTCATCGGGAGCCACGGCCGACACGGCATCGACCGCGTTCTGCTCGGAAGCGTCTCCGAAATCGTGGTCCGTCGCGCGCCGATGCCGGTCGTCGTCGTCCACGAGCAACCCGATGGGTAG
- a CDS encoding phosphoribosyltransferase translates to MYDDRTDAGERLATELERRDVRADIVLGIPRGALPVARPVADALDADLDVVVARKMGAPQNPEVALGAVASDGSVWYNDDLIDRLNPSAEYLEEIRAEEADNAREKADRYRATGGFPDLRGNRVVVVDDGVATGATATACLRQVQEAGADWIALAVPVGSPLALGDLEREADAVIALQTPANFRAVGQYYRDFGQVTDAEAIEYLDRG, encoded by the coding sequence ATGTACGACGATCGAACCGACGCCGGCGAGCGGCTCGCAACGGAACTCGAGCGCCGCGATGTCCGGGCCGACATCGTCCTCGGCATCCCGCGCGGCGCGCTGCCGGTCGCTCGACCGGTCGCGGACGCGCTCGACGCCGACCTCGATGTCGTCGTCGCGCGCAAGATGGGGGCACCGCAGAACCCGGAAGTGGCACTGGGGGCCGTCGCCAGCGACGGCAGCGTCTGGTACAACGACGACCTGATCGATCGGCTGAATCCGTCGGCGGAGTACCTTGAGGAGATCCGCGCCGAAGAGGCCGACAACGCCCGCGAGAAAGCCGATCGGTACCGCGCGACGGGAGGGTTCCCGGACCTGCGTGGGAACCGCGTCGTGGTCGTCGACGACGGCGTCGCGACCGGCGCAACCGCGACTGCCTGCCTTCGGCAGGTCCAAGAGGCCGGCGCGGACTGGATCGCGCTGGCCGTTCCTGTCGGCTCTCCGCTCGCCCTCGGCGACCTAGAGCGAGAGGCCGACGCGGTGATCGCCCTACAGACGCCCGCGAACTTCCGAGCCGTGGGTCAGTATTACCGGGACTTCGGACAGGTAACCGACGCGGAGGCGATCGAGTACCTCGATCGGGGATAG
- a CDS encoding pyridoxal-phosphate-dependent aminotransferase family protein yields MTDDRLRMTPGPTEVPTAVRERMAEPTPNPDVEPEFFAFYRDLTEKLEAIYGDDDIVILGGEGILGLEAAVASLVEPGDRVLCIANGLYGEGFADFVEMADGEAVVCDAAWREPIDLEQVESHLADGEFDVATMVHCETPTGVLNDLEPALELCDDYDVVSVVDAVSSLGGTPVPTDLIDICLGASQKCFSATPGLTVASVSDRAWEKIESFETPSLYTDLEPWRDAADEEWFPYTHLSANLYGLDAAIDLLLEEGLETVFERHENAATRCRERADDLGLALYPDDATASPTVTALEVEGRAEDLQRELADEHDVVLATGLGDLEDDVLRVGHMGHNARVDRVERTMDALAAVLD; encoded by the coding sequence ATGACCGATGATCGACTGCGCATGACCCCCGGCCCGACCGAGGTTCCGACGGCCGTCCGCGAGCGCATGGCAGAACCGACGCCCAACCCCGATGTCGAACCCGAGTTCTTCGCGTTTTACCGCGACCTGACCGAGAAACTCGAGGCGATCTACGGCGACGACGACATCGTGATCCTCGGCGGCGAGGGTATCCTCGGGCTCGAGGCCGCCGTCGCGTCGCTGGTCGAGCCCGGCGATCGGGTGCTCTGTATCGCGAACGGCCTCTACGGCGAGGGGTTCGCCGACTTCGTCGAGATGGCCGACGGCGAGGCGGTGGTCTGTGACGCAGCGTGGCGCGAACCGATCGACCTCGAGCAAGTCGAGTCCCACCTCGCGGACGGCGAGTTCGACGTGGCCACGATGGTCCACTGCGAGACGCCGACCGGCGTGCTCAACGACCTCGAGCCGGCTCTCGAACTGTGCGACGACTACGACGTGGTAAGCGTCGTCGACGCGGTCTCCTCGCTCGGCGGGACGCCGGTGCCGACCGACCTGATCGATATCTGTCTCGGCGCCTCCCAGAAGTGTTTCAGCGCGACGCCGGGGCTGACCGTCGCCTCGGTCAGCGACCGGGCTTGGGAGAAGATCGAATCCTTCGAGACGCCGTCGCTGTACACCGACCTCGAGCCGTGGCGCGACGCCGCCGACGAGGAGTGGTTCCCCTACACGCACCTCTCGGCGAACCTCTACGGGCTCGACGCGGCGATCGACCTGCTGCTCGAGGAGGGCCTCGAGACCGTCTTCGAGCGCCACGAGAACGCTGCGACGCGGTGCCGCGAGCGGGCAGACGACCTCGGGCTGGCGCTGTACCCCGACGACGCGACCGCCTCGCCGACGGTGACCGCGCTCGAGGTCGAGGGACGCGCCGAGGATCTCCAGCGCGAACTGGCCGACGAGCACGATGTCGTCCTCGCGACGGGGCTCGGCGATCTCGAGGACGACGTGCTCCGCGTCGGACACATGGGCCACAACGCGCGTGTCGACCGCGTCGAGCGGACGATGGACGCGCTCGCGGCCGTTCTCGACTGA
- a CDS encoding DUF7556 family protein gives MAPEATSVERQVGAASEVVAAVDEIDGRSHLVIADIARDDAWLAVPESAAVTREECR, from the coding sequence ATGGCACCCGAAGCGACGTCGGTCGAACGGCAGGTGGGGGCAGCGAGCGAAGTAGTAGCAGCAGTCGACGAGATCGACGGACGGTCGCACCTCGTCATCGCCGACATCGCTCGAGACGACGCCTGGCTCGCCGTCCCCGAGTCGGCGGCCGTGACGCGTGAGGAGTGCCGGTAA
- a CDS encoding spermidine synthase, which translates to MSMGQAAAYRPTKPEVAVFVSGVTSMGLEILAGRIIAPQFGSSIYTWGSIITVFLAALSLGYWQGGKHAETASNRRMSWLMLGTAGYVAIVVYGSDQLLLSASMLPLPTRYASLPAVLVLFGPPTYLLGFISPYAAELSQKEGIGEASGHVYALGTIGSIVGAGATTYVLIPALGIDMIGFLFGLILVGTAFGLTLPTLSPEPASASVAVAVLLVVAAGIGPVAFDHRGDVVYQTQTAYQELEVVDNDGVRTLYLDGARHSAMDLDDPDRHVFEYTRYFHIPMLMVDDPGEVEDVLFIGGGGYTGPKDFERSYGVDVDVVELDPKVTRTAKEYFRLEESENLTAHTEDGRVFLQNTEKKYDLIVLDAYQKDQVPIHLTQLGFMELAEDHLDEDGVFMANVIAAPSGSGSAFYRAQYKTIDEAFASTYSFRTSSWSSVQNIEVVATKADTDFTEAELATRNENRDLAIDLRGEIDGYMHAPATEDVPMLTEDHAPVGELQSSTIGQEYVIEQTDGERRTEPASSLAAGPQPATLARPAPTLEPAVSMGSQPAPA; encoded by the coding sequence ATGAGTATGGGGCAGGCTGCTGCGTATCGGCCGACGAAACCCGAGGTCGCGGTGTTCGTCTCCGGCGTCACCAGCATGGGACTGGAGATCCTCGCAGGGCGGATCATCGCACCCCAGTTCGGGAGCAGTATCTACACCTGGGGGAGCATCATCACCGTCTTCCTCGCCGCGCTGAGTCTGGGCTACTGGCAGGGCGGCAAGCACGCCGAGACGGCGTCGAACCGACGCATGAGCTGGCTCATGCTGGGGACCGCGGGGTACGTCGCCATCGTCGTCTACGGCAGCGACCAACTGCTACTCTCGGCGTCGATGCTGCCGTTGCCAACGCGCTACGCCTCGCTGCCGGCCGTGCTCGTCCTCTTCGGACCGCCGACGTACCTGCTCGGTTTCATCAGCCCCTACGCGGCCGAGCTCTCCCAGAAGGAGGGGATCGGCGAGGCGTCGGGCCACGTCTACGCGCTCGGTACCATCGGCAGCATCGTCGGCGCGGGCGCGACGACGTACGTCCTCATTCCCGCGCTCGGCATCGACATGATCGGCTTCCTGTTCGGGCTCATCCTCGTGGGAACCGCGTTCGGGCTCACGCTCCCCACTCTCTCGCCGGAGCCGGCGTCGGCCAGCGTCGCCGTCGCCGTATTGCTCGTCGTCGCGGCCGGCATCGGTCCGGTCGCGTTCGACCACCGCGGCGACGTGGTCTACCAGACCCAGACGGCCTATCAGGAACTCGAGGTCGTCGACAACGACGGCGTGCGGACGCTGTATCTCGACGGGGCCCGCCACAGCGCGATGGACCTCGACGATCCCGATCGGCACGTCTTCGAGTACACGCGGTACTTCCACATCCCGATGCTGATGGTCGACGATCCGGGGGAAGTCGAGGACGTGCTGTTCATCGGCGGGGGCGGGTATACCGGCCCCAAAGACTTCGAGCGCTCCTACGGCGTCGACGTCGATGTCGTCGAACTCGACCCCAAGGTGACCCGGACCGCCAAGGAGTACTTCCGCCTCGAGGAGAGCGAGAACCTGACCGCACACACCGAAGACGGGCGGGTGTTCCTCCAGAACACCGAGAAGAAATACGATCTGATCGTCCTCGACGCCTACCAGAAGGACCAGGTTCCGATCCACCTGACCCAGCTCGGCTTCATGGAACTCGCCGAGGACCACTTAGACGAGGACGGCGTCTTCATGGCGAACGTCATCGCCGCGCCCAGCGGCAGCGGCTCGGCGTTCTACCGAGCGCAGTACAAGACGATCGACGAGGCGTTCGCATCGACGTACAGCTTCCGTACCTCGAGTTGGAGCTCGGTCCAGAACATCGAAGTCGTCGCGACGAAGGCGGATACCGACTTCACCGAAGCCGAACTCGCGACGCGAAACGAAAACCGGGACCTCGCGATCGACCTACGCGGCGAGATCGACGGCTACATGCACGCGCCCGCCACCGAAGACGTGCCGATGCTAACCGAAGACCACGCGCCCGTCGGCGAACTCCAGTCGTCGACGATCGGCCAGGAGTACGTCATCGAGCAGACCGACGGCGAGCGCCGGACCGAACCCGCGTCGTCGCTCGCGGCCGGGCCGCAGCCGGCGACGCTCGCGCGGCCCGCGCCGACGCTCGAGCCGGCGGTGTCGATGGGATCCCAGCCAGCGCCGGCGTAG